A part of Crassostrea angulata isolate pt1a10 chromosome 5, ASM2561291v2, whole genome shotgun sequence genomic DNA contains:
- the LOC128183571 gene encoding dynein axonemal heavy chain 5-like isoform X2 yields MEKLEKSMLESLSSDIRLMNELPATKKLAELKKQYDETLDSQERVESNEATNTRNRELSREFARRGAVCFHVMQYLREVNPLYQVSYHQFQQLYDSAIAHSERAQRAEETLEKITHMAYTTFARGLLERDRFIFTLLLAIEVEDSLGNIGPGEREFLVSPNYSAVVMTKLGFTQPPDSKIVQMKKPFDWMHDDQFHNLQVLATHFEWFQEKFERMPKDGREMEWRMLCDNVEKEPENMPLPDKMDSKDFAPMKRLLVVRAVRSDRLMQASTVFIHRVLGKNWSNVNLKKDYSGILQGPEQDYTGYYGDMGLDLSVMYKQSAPVPPSTLSLPILLLYSFEAKAAQSRFLDFSGRRQAPRLMVTITDNSQATRSKVRKTIRKAIAEGSWVYLHNAHNAPNVLNSLESFLVEKPNPEGFRLWVACQADPEVIPVRLLQNSIKAVVDTPKVMKDSMIRSFSWFEPDILKQSSRPEWPVMLHNMCFLHAAIQLRARFGQGGWNCPQDFFNIGYSCLQEALAIVQNEFKEPLTSVAPDGSQNSRSVSYNGIRYMVAEIVYGSHVTDFYDQQSLCAMVDFWLSSGALKRDFEVKGLKYRHPQAFFNPNVRLNTLIQALDSAPNHNLDVPEGCHIHQTIVTLLGDDQYVFTRLNKVFDSMPSTLTLSHKMFPRPPTPFDGPAQAGISKTSNNPSVVHQGVFSTASYATHKIRFKDVELWQICNDLLQKTPKIGNSSKSFREFVVEKIRKLPGDYPIFNDFIMKECEILHQLLTEVRNTLTTIRNACENNVMGDQLSDHYLSAADDLYHLRIPRIWCKMTGTTAPPYTYNAAQWLRDLEDRWKHFEKILSMGRKAMPAYWLGAFFNPRGLLALLKQEAIKNYCGDRSGNFEQFTFQTDTTFRDFGHLLQPPPEGVYIHGIHLWGCSIEKTTNEFQDQASRQGYAPLPVLHLQCYPVNEKPALQEPSFQCPLYASRISPRDPIMEIDIKKEGIPPMRWALRGLTATIWPY; encoded by the exons ATGGAGAAACTAGAGAAGTCCATGTTGGAGAGTCTGTCCAGCGACATCCGACTGATGAACGAACTCCCCGCCACCAAAAAACTGGCCGAGCTCAAAAAACAGTACGACGAAACACTGGATAG CCAAGAGCGAGTCGAGTCTAACGAGGCCACAAACACCAGGAACCGAGAGTTGTCGCGCGAGTTTGCACGGAGGGGAGCAGTGTGCTTCCATGTGATGCAGTACTTACGCGAGGTGAACCCTCTATACCAGGTCTCCTACCATCAGTTCCAGCAGCTCTACGACTCCGCCATTGCCCACTCTGAGAG agCTCAGAGAGCAGAGGAAACTCTGGAGAAGATCACACACATGGCGTACACTACATTTGCCCGGGGTCTGTTGGAGAGAGACAGATTCATATTCACCCTGCTGCTGGCTATTGAG GTTGAGGATTCTCTTGGTAACATAGGACCGGGTGAGCGAGAATTCCTGGTCTCTCCAAACTACAGCGCAGTAGTCATGACTAAACTTGGCTTCACCCAACCCCCAGACAGCAAGATTGTCCAGATGAAGAAGCCGTTCGACTGGATGCACGACGACCAGTTCCACAACCTCCAGGTTCTCGCCACGCACTTCGAGTGGTTCCAGGAGAAATTCGAACGCATGCCTAAAGATGGCCGCGAGATGGAGTGGAGGATGCTGTGTGATAACGTAGAGAAGGAGCCGGAGAACATGCCCCTCCCCGACAAGATGGACAGCAAGGACTTCGCCCCCATGAAGCGGCTGCTGGTGGTGCGTGCGGTCAGGAGCGACCGTCTAATGCAGGCCTCCACCGTATTCATACACAGGGTGCTCGGCAAGAA CTGGtctaatgtaaatttaaagaagGACTATAGTGG CATTCTCCAGGGCCCAGAGCAGGATTACACGGG GTACTATGGTGACATGGGACTGGACCTGTCGGTGATGTACAAACAGAGCGCCCCTGTCCCCCCCTCCACCCTCTCCCTCCCCATCCTCCTGCTCTACTCCTTCGAGGCAAAGGCCGCCCAGAGCCGTTTTCTGGACTTCTCCGGGCGGCGACAGGCACCGCGACTGATGGTCACCATCACGGACAACTCCCAGGCCACGCGCAGCAAGGTCAGGAAAACCATCAGGAAGGCCATCGCAGAG GGATCCTGGGTGTACCTCCATAATGCTCACAATGCGCCCAACGTCCTGAACAGTCTCGAGTCATTCCTGGTGGAGAAGCCCAACCCCGAGGGATTCCGCCTGTGGGTGGCGTGTCAGGCCGACCCCGAGGTCATCCCAGTCAGACTGCTCCAGAACTCCATCAAGGCTGTGGTTGATACACCAAAG GTGATGAAGGACAGCATGATTCGGTCGTTCTCCTGGTTTGAGCCTGACATACTCAAACAGTCTTCACGCCCAGAGTGGCCAGTGATGCTGCACAATATGTGCTTCCTCCACGCAGCCATCCAGCTGAGGGCCAGGTTTGGACAGGGGGGCTGGAACTGTCCCCAGGACTTCTTCAACATCGGCTACAGCTGTCTACAG gaGGCACTTGCCATAGTTCAGAATGAGTTCAAGGAACCACTGACCTCAGTGGCGCCCGACGGCTCCCAGAATTCTCGCTCCGTCTCCTACAACGGCATCAGATACATGGTCGCTGAG ATCGTGTACGGCAGTCATGTGACGGACTTCTACGACCAGCAGAGTCTGTGTGCTATGGTGGACTTCTGGCTGTCCTCAGGGGCCCTCAAGAGGGACTTCGAGGTCAAAGgac TGAAGTACCGTCATCCACAAGCTTTCTTTAATCCAAACGTTCGGCTGAACACCCTGATCCAGGCACTAGATAGCGCTCCGAATCACAATCTGGACGTTCCCGAGGGCTGTCACATCCACCAGACCATCGTG ACCCTGCTTGGAGATGACCAGTACGTGTTCACGCGGCTGAACAAGGTGTTCGACAGCATGCCCTCTACGCTGACCCTGTCCCACAAGATGTTCCCGCGACCACCCACCCCGTTCGACG GCCCAGCCCAGGCAGGAATCAGTAAGACTAGTAATAACCCATCCGTGGTTCACCAGGGGGTCTTCTCCACCGCCAGCTACGCCACCCACAAAATCCGCTTCAAGGACGTGGAGCTGTGGCAGATCTGCAACGACCTGCTGCAGAAAACGCCCAAAATCGGCAACAGTAGCAAG TCTTTCCGCGAGTTTGTTGTGGAGAAAATCCGTAAGCTGCCAGGAGACTACCCCATCTTTAATGACTTCATCATGAAGGAGTGCGAGATTCTACATCAACTGTTGACTGAAGTCAGAAACACCCTCACa ACAATAAGGAACGCCTGTGAGAACAACGTGATGGGTGACCAGTTGAGTGACCACTACCTGTCCGCCGCTGATGACCTGTACCACCTGAGGATTCCAAGGATCTGGTGTAAGATGACCGGCACCACAGCACCACCCTACACCTACAATGCCGCCCAGTGGCTCCGAGATCTGGAGGACCGCTGgaaacactttgaaaaaatcctcagcatg GGTAGAAAAGCAATGCCAGCCTACTGGCTAGGAGCTTTTTTCAATCCTAGAGGACTCTTAGCTTTGCTGAAGCAGGAGGCCATCAAGAACTACTGTGGGGACAGGTCAGGCAACTTTGAACAGTTCACCTTTCAAACCGACACCACATTCAGAGACTTTGGGCAT CTACTTCAACCTCCACCAGAGGGTGTCTACATCCACGGAATCCACCTATGGGGCTGCTCCATTGAGAAGACGACCAATGAGTTCCAGGACCAGGCCTCACGCCAGGGATACGCCCCTCTCCCCGTCCTCCATCTCCAGTGCTACCCAGTCAACGAGAAGCCGGCCCTACAGGAGCCCTCCTTCCAGTGTCCCTTGTATGCGTCCAGAATTTCCCCACGTGACCCAATCATGGAAATCGACATTAAGAAGGAGGGAATTCCGCCCATGAGGTGGGCTCTGCGCGGACTGACTGCCACTATATGGCCGTATTAA
- the LOC128183571 gene encoding dynein axonemal heavy chain 5-like isoform X1 codes for MEKLEKSMLESLSSDIRLMNELPATKKLAELKKQYDETLDSQERVESNEATNTRNRELSREFARRGAVCFHVMQYLREVNPLYQVSYHQFQQLYDSAIAHSERAQRAEETLEKITHMAYTTFARGLLERDRFIFTLLLAIEVEDSLGNIGPGEREFLVSPNYSAVVMTKLGFTQPPDSKIVQMKKPFDWMHDDQFHNLQVLATHFEWFQEKFERMPKDGREMEWRMLCDNVEKEPENMPLPDKMDSKDFAPMKRLLVVRAVRSDRLMQASTVFIHRVLGKNWSNVNLKKDYSGILQGPEQDYTGYYGDMGLDLSVMYKQSAPVPPSTLSLPILLLYSFEAKAAQSRFLDFSGRRQAPRLMVTITDNSQATRSKVRKTIRKAIAEGSWVYLHNAHNAPNVLNSLESFLVEKPNPEGFRLWVACQADPEVIPVRLLQNSIKAVVDTPKVMKDSMIRSFSWFEPDILKQSSRPEWPVMLHNMCFLHAAIQLRARFGQGGWNCPQDFFNIGYSCLQEALAIVQNEFKEPLTSVAPDGSQNSRSVSYNGIRYMVAEIVYGSHVTDFYDQQSLCAMVDFWLSSGALKRDFEVKGLKYRHPQAFFNPNVRLNTLIQALDSAPNHNLDVPEGCHIHQTIVDELSATLLGDDQYVFTRLNKVFDSMPSTLTLSHKMFPRPPTPFDGPAQAGISKTSNNPSVVHQGVFSTASYATHKIRFKDVELWQICNDLLQKTPKIGNSSKSFREFVVEKIRKLPGDYPIFNDFIMKECEILHQLLTEVRNTLTTIRNACENNVMGDQLSDHYLSAADDLYHLRIPRIWCKMTGTTAPPYTYNAAQWLRDLEDRWKHFEKILSMGRKAMPAYWLGAFFNPRGLLALLKQEAIKNYCGDRSGNFEQFTFQTDTTFRDFGHLLQPPPEGVYIHGIHLWGCSIEKTTNEFQDQASRQGYAPLPVLHLQCYPVNEKPALQEPSFQCPLYASRISPRDPIMEIDIKKEGIPPMRWALRGLTATIWPY; via the exons ATGGAGAAACTAGAGAAGTCCATGTTGGAGAGTCTGTCCAGCGACATCCGACTGATGAACGAACTCCCCGCCACCAAAAAACTGGCCGAGCTCAAAAAACAGTACGACGAAACACTGGATAG CCAAGAGCGAGTCGAGTCTAACGAGGCCACAAACACCAGGAACCGAGAGTTGTCGCGCGAGTTTGCACGGAGGGGAGCAGTGTGCTTCCATGTGATGCAGTACTTACGCGAGGTGAACCCTCTATACCAGGTCTCCTACCATCAGTTCCAGCAGCTCTACGACTCCGCCATTGCCCACTCTGAGAG agCTCAGAGAGCAGAGGAAACTCTGGAGAAGATCACACACATGGCGTACACTACATTTGCCCGGGGTCTGTTGGAGAGAGACAGATTCATATTCACCCTGCTGCTGGCTATTGAG GTTGAGGATTCTCTTGGTAACATAGGACCGGGTGAGCGAGAATTCCTGGTCTCTCCAAACTACAGCGCAGTAGTCATGACTAAACTTGGCTTCACCCAACCCCCAGACAGCAAGATTGTCCAGATGAAGAAGCCGTTCGACTGGATGCACGACGACCAGTTCCACAACCTCCAGGTTCTCGCCACGCACTTCGAGTGGTTCCAGGAGAAATTCGAACGCATGCCTAAAGATGGCCGCGAGATGGAGTGGAGGATGCTGTGTGATAACGTAGAGAAGGAGCCGGAGAACATGCCCCTCCCCGACAAGATGGACAGCAAGGACTTCGCCCCCATGAAGCGGCTGCTGGTGGTGCGTGCGGTCAGGAGCGACCGTCTAATGCAGGCCTCCACCGTATTCATACACAGGGTGCTCGGCAAGAA CTGGtctaatgtaaatttaaagaagGACTATAGTGG CATTCTCCAGGGCCCAGAGCAGGATTACACGGG GTACTATGGTGACATGGGACTGGACCTGTCGGTGATGTACAAACAGAGCGCCCCTGTCCCCCCCTCCACCCTCTCCCTCCCCATCCTCCTGCTCTACTCCTTCGAGGCAAAGGCCGCCCAGAGCCGTTTTCTGGACTTCTCCGGGCGGCGACAGGCACCGCGACTGATGGTCACCATCACGGACAACTCCCAGGCCACGCGCAGCAAGGTCAGGAAAACCATCAGGAAGGCCATCGCAGAG GGATCCTGGGTGTACCTCCATAATGCTCACAATGCGCCCAACGTCCTGAACAGTCTCGAGTCATTCCTGGTGGAGAAGCCCAACCCCGAGGGATTCCGCCTGTGGGTGGCGTGTCAGGCCGACCCCGAGGTCATCCCAGTCAGACTGCTCCAGAACTCCATCAAGGCTGTGGTTGATACACCAAAG GTGATGAAGGACAGCATGATTCGGTCGTTCTCCTGGTTTGAGCCTGACATACTCAAACAGTCTTCACGCCCAGAGTGGCCAGTGATGCTGCACAATATGTGCTTCCTCCACGCAGCCATCCAGCTGAGGGCCAGGTTTGGACAGGGGGGCTGGAACTGTCCCCAGGACTTCTTCAACATCGGCTACAGCTGTCTACAG gaGGCACTTGCCATAGTTCAGAATGAGTTCAAGGAACCACTGACCTCAGTGGCGCCCGACGGCTCCCAGAATTCTCGCTCCGTCTCCTACAACGGCATCAGATACATGGTCGCTGAG ATCGTGTACGGCAGTCATGTGACGGACTTCTACGACCAGCAGAGTCTGTGTGCTATGGTGGACTTCTGGCTGTCCTCAGGGGCCCTCAAGAGGGACTTCGAGGTCAAAGgac TGAAGTACCGTCATCCACAAGCTTTCTTTAATCCAAACGTTCGGCTGAACACCCTGATCCAGGCACTAGATAGCGCTCCGAATCACAATCTGGACGTTCCCGAGGGCTGTCACATCCACCAGACCATCGTG GATGAACTTAGTGCG ACCCTGCTTGGAGATGACCAGTACGTGTTCACGCGGCTGAACAAGGTGTTCGACAGCATGCCCTCTACGCTGACCCTGTCCCACAAGATGTTCCCGCGACCACCCACCCCGTTCGACG GCCCAGCCCAGGCAGGAATCAGTAAGACTAGTAATAACCCATCCGTGGTTCACCAGGGGGTCTTCTCCACCGCCAGCTACGCCACCCACAAAATCCGCTTCAAGGACGTGGAGCTGTGGCAGATCTGCAACGACCTGCTGCAGAAAACGCCCAAAATCGGCAACAGTAGCAAG TCTTTCCGCGAGTTTGTTGTGGAGAAAATCCGTAAGCTGCCAGGAGACTACCCCATCTTTAATGACTTCATCATGAAGGAGTGCGAGATTCTACATCAACTGTTGACTGAAGTCAGAAACACCCTCACa ACAATAAGGAACGCCTGTGAGAACAACGTGATGGGTGACCAGTTGAGTGACCACTACCTGTCCGCCGCTGATGACCTGTACCACCTGAGGATTCCAAGGATCTGGTGTAAGATGACCGGCACCACAGCACCACCCTACACCTACAATGCCGCCCAGTGGCTCCGAGATCTGGAGGACCGCTGgaaacactttgaaaaaatcctcagcatg GGTAGAAAAGCAATGCCAGCCTACTGGCTAGGAGCTTTTTTCAATCCTAGAGGACTCTTAGCTTTGCTGAAGCAGGAGGCCATCAAGAACTACTGTGGGGACAGGTCAGGCAACTTTGAACAGTTCACCTTTCAAACCGACACCACATTCAGAGACTTTGGGCAT CTACTTCAACCTCCACCAGAGGGTGTCTACATCCACGGAATCCACCTATGGGGCTGCTCCATTGAGAAGACGACCAATGAGTTCCAGGACCAGGCCTCACGCCAGGGATACGCCCCTCTCCCCGTCCTCCATCTCCAGTGCTACCCAGTCAACGAGAAGCCGGCCCTACAGGAGCCCTCCTTCCAGTGTCCCTTGTATGCGTCCAGAATTTCCCCACGTGACCCAATCATGGAAATCGACATTAAGAAGGAGGGAATTCCGCCCATGAGGTGGGCTCTGCGCGGACTGACTGCCACTATATGGCCGTATTAA
- the LOC128183571 gene encoding dynein axonemal heavy chain 5-like isoform X3: MEKLEKSMLESLSSDIRLMNELPATKKLAELKKQYDETLDSQERVESNEATNTRNRELSREFARRGAVCFHVMQYLREVNPLYQVSYHQFQQLYDSAIAHSERAQRAEETLEKITHMAYTTFARGLLERDRFIFTLLLAIEVEDSLGNIGPGEREFLVSPNYSAVVMTKLGFTQPPDSKIVQMKKPFDWMHDDQFHNLQVLATHFEWFQEKFERMPKDGREMEWRMLCDNVEKEPENMPLPDKMDSKDFAPMKRLLVVRAVRSDRLMQASTVFIHRVLGKNWSNVNLKKDYSGYYGDMGLDLSVMYKQSAPVPPSTLSLPILLLYSFEAKAAQSRFLDFSGRRQAPRLMVTITDNSQATRSKVRKTIRKAIAEGSWVYLHNAHNAPNVLNSLESFLVEKPNPEGFRLWVACQADPEVIPVRLLQNSIKAVVDTPKVMKDSMIRSFSWFEPDILKQSSRPEWPVMLHNMCFLHAAIQLRARFGQGGWNCPQDFFNIGYSCLQEALAIVQNEFKEPLTSVAPDGSQNSRSVSYNGIRYMVAEIVYGSHVTDFYDQQSLCAMVDFWLSSGALKRDFEVKGLKYRHPQAFFNPNVRLNTLIQALDSAPNHNLDVPEGCHIHQTIVDELSATLLGDDQYVFTRLNKVFDSMPSTLTLSHKMFPRPPTPFDGPAQAGISKTSNNPSVVHQGVFSTASYATHKIRFKDVELWQICNDLLQKTPKIGNSSKSFREFVVEKIRKLPGDYPIFNDFIMKECEILHQLLTEVRNTLTTIRNACENNVMGDQLSDHYLSAADDLYHLRIPRIWCKMTGTTAPPYTYNAAQWLRDLEDRWKHFEKILSMGRKAMPAYWLGAFFNPRGLLALLKQEAIKNYCGDRSGNFEQFTFQTDTTFRDFGHLLQPPPEGVYIHGIHLWGCSIEKTTNEFQDQASRQGYAPLPVLHLQCYPVNEKPALQEPSFQCPLYASRISPRDPIMEIDIKKEGIPPMRWALRGLTATIWPY; encoded by the exons ATGGAGAAACTAGAGAAGTCCATGTTGGAGAGTCTGTCCAGCGACATCCGACTGATGAACGAACTCCCCGCCACCAAAAAACTGGCCGAGCTCAAAAAACAGTACGACGAAACACTGGATAG CCAAGAGCGAGTCGAGTCTAACGAGGCCACAAACACCAGGAACCGAGAGTTGTCGCGCGAGTTTGCACGGAGGGGAGCAGTGTGCTTCCATGTGATGCAGTACTTACGCGAGGTGAACCCTCTATACCAGGTCTCCTACCATCAGTTCCAGCAGCTCTACGACTCCGCCATTGCCCACTCTGAGAG agCTCAGAGAGCAGAGGAAACTCTGGAGAAGATCACACACATGGCGTACACTACATTTGCCCGGGGTCTGTTGGAGAGAGACAGATTCATATTCACCCTGCTGCTGGCTATTGAG GTTGAGGATTCTCTTGGTAACATAGGACCGGGTGAGCGAGAATTCCTGGTCTCTCCAAACTACAGCGCAGTAGTCATGACTAAACTTGGCTTCACCCAACCCCCAGACAGCAAGATTGTCCAGATGAAGAAGCCGTTCGACTGGATGCACGACGACCAGTTCCACAACCTCCAGGTTCTCGCCACGCACTTCGAGTGGTTCCAGGAGAAATTCGAACGCATGCCTAAAGATGGCCGCGAGATGGAGTGGAGGATGCTGTGTGATAACGTAGAGAAGGAGCCGGAGAACATGCCCCTCCCCGACAAGATGGACAGCAAGGACTTCGCCCCCATGAAGCGGCTGCTGGTGGTGCGTGCGGTCAGGAGCGACCGTCTAATGCAGGCCTCCACCGTATTCATACACAGGGTGCTCGGCAAGAA CTGGtctaatgtaaatttaaagaagGACTATAGTGG GTACTATGGTGACATGGGACTGGACCTGTCGGTGATGTACAAACAGAGCGCCCCTGTCCCCCCCTCCACCCTCTCCCTCCCCATCCTCCTGCTCTACTCCTTCGAGGCAAAGGCCGCCCAGAGCCGTTTTCTGGACTTCTCCGGGCGGCGACAGGCACCGCGACTGATGGTCACCATCACGGACAACTCCCAGGCCACGCGCAGCAAGGTCAGGAAAACCATCAGGAAGGCCATCGCAGAG GGATCCTGGGTGTACCTCCATAATGCTCACAATGCGCCCAACGTCCTGAACAGTCTCGAGTCATTCCTGGTGGAGAAGCCCAACCCCGAGGGATTCCGCCTGTGGGTGGCGTGTCAGGCCGACCCCGAGGTCATCCCAGTCAGACTGCTCCAGAACTCCATCAAGGCTGTGGTTGATACACCAAAG GTGATGAAGGACAGCATGATTCGGTCGTTCTCCTGGTTTGAGCCTGACATACTCAAACAGTCTTCACGCCCAGAGTGGCCAGTGATGCTGCACAATATGTGCTTCCTCCACGCAGCCATCCAGCTGAGGGCCAGGTTTGGACAGGGGGGCTGGAACTGTCCCCAGGACTTCTTCAACATCGGCTACAGCTGTCTACAG gaGGCACTTGCCATAGTTCAGAATGAGTTCAAGGAACCACTGACCTCAGTGGCGCCCGACGGCTCCCAGAATTCTCGCTCCGTCTCCTACAACGGCATCAGATACATGGTCGCTGAG ATCGTGTACGGCAGTCATGTGACGGACTTCTACGACCAGCAGAGTCTGTGTGCTATGGTGGACTTCTGGCTGTCCTCAGGGGCCCTCAAGAGGGACTTCGAGGTCAAAGgac TGAAGTACCGTCATCCACAAGCTTTCTTTAATCCAAACGTTCGGCTGAACACCCTGATCCAGGCACTAGATAGCGCTCCGAATCACAATCTGGACGTTCCCGAGGGCTGTCACATCCACCAGACCATCGTG GATGAACTTAGTGCG ACCCTGCTTGGAGATGACCAGTACGTGTTCACGCGGCTGAACAAGGTGTTCGACAGCATGCCCTCTACGCTGACCCTGTCCCACAAGATGTTCCCGCGACCACCCACCCCGTTCGACG GCCCAGCCCAGGCAGGAATCAGTAAGACTAGTAATAACCCATCCGTGGTTCACCAGGGGGTCTTCTCCACCGCCAGCTACGCCACCCACAAAATCCGCTTCAAGGACGTGGAGCTGTGGCAGATCTGCAACGACCTGCTGCAGAAAACGCCCAAAATCGGCAACAGTAGCAAG TCTTTCCGCGAGTTTGTTGTGGAGAAAATCCGTAAGCTGCCAGGAGACTACCCCATCTTTAATGACTTCATCATGAAGGAGTGCGAGATTCTACATCAACTGTTGACTGAAGTCAGAAACACCCTCACa ACAATAAGGAACGCCTGTGAGAACAACGTGATGGGTGACCAGTTGAGTGACCACTACCTGTCCGCCGCTGATGACCTGTACCACCTGAGGATTCCAAGGATCTGGTGTAAGATGACCGGCACCACAGCACCACCCTACACCTACAATGCCGCCCAGTGGCTCCGAGATCTGGAGGACCGCTGgaaacactttgaaaaaatcctcagcatg GGTAGAAAAGCAATGCCAGCCTACTGGCTAGGAGCTTTTTTCAATCCTAGAGGACTCTTAGCTTTGCTGAAGCAGGAGGCCATCAAGAACTACTGTGGGGACAGGTCAGGCAACTTTGAACAGTTCACCTTTCAAACCGACACCACATTCAGAGACTTTGGGCAT CTACTTCAACCTCCACCAGAGGGTGTCTACATCCACGGAATCCACCTATGGGGCTGCTCCATTGAGAAGACGACCAATGAGTTCCAGGACCAGGCCTCACGCCAGGGATACGCCCCTCTCCCCGTCCTCCATCTCCAGTGCTACCCAGTCAACGAGAAGCCGGCCCTACAGGAGCCCTCCTTCCAGTGTCCCTTGTATGCGTCCAGAATTTCCCCACGTGACCCAATCATGGAAATCGACATTAAGAAGGAGGGAATTCCGCCCATGAGGTGGGCTCTGCGCGGACTGACTGCCACTATATGGCCGTATTAA